The Flavobacteriales bacterium genome includes a region encoding these proteins:
- a CDS encoding DUF255 domain-containing protein, with translation MKKALLLLLFVSTLFTISSTTKTQHVAWKQWNEGYPSAKSQNKVAIIDVYTDWCGWCKKMDKDTYEDSTIMAMIDEDFVAIKFNPELGGLYNVNDTTLDGRTLLSAMNQGGPNSGYPTTFFYIPSINQMYKVPGYHGAEEFKSILEQIQEFHESQAKGQ, from the coding sequence ATGAAAAAAGCATTGCTCTTACTTCTTTTTGTATCAACGTTGTTTACCATATCGTCCACAACAAAAACACAACATGTGGCTTGGAAACAGTGGAATGAAGGATATCCCTCAGCAAAAAGCCAAAATAAAGTAGCCATTATTGATGTATATACCGACTGGTGTGGATGGTGCAAAAAAATGGACAAAGACACGTATGAAGATTCGACTATTATGGCCATGATAGATGAAGATTTTGTAGCGATTAAATTTAATCCCGAATTGGGGGGGCTGTATAACGTAAACGATACTACTCTGGATGGTAGAACTCTGCTTTCGGCCATGAATCAAGGCGGACCTAATAGTGGTTATCCCACCACATTTTTCTATATACCGAGCATAAACCAAATGTATAAAGTACCTGGATATCATGGAGCTGAAGAGTTTAAAAGCATTTTGGAGCAAATTCAAGAGTTTCACGAATCGCAGGCAAAGGGTCAATAA
- a CDS encoding T9SS type A sorting domain-containing protein, with protein sequence MRKLFLSIIAVAAMAMSGFAQCNELFFSEYIEGSSNNKAIEIYNPTGSAIDLSDYAILRLNGGVSTTDTFYLSGSLASYDVYIVANASANAAILALKDTTGSATNFNGDDALTLFKISTQTALDIFGTPGIDPGTNWTVGSGASSEYTLVRKSTIKGGSLDWTTGVNEWDVYPQNTTTYLGSHTSDCYVPPTPEVGFKATSATFKENAGMVSVNVGIASPSSTVATTVEVVITGGSATNGAEYSATSPTTLTFAAGSSSNETFDITLNDNTMASGNSTIMLTLRNVSSGALLTADSTMTITIEDDDYLVAKIKDVKVNAADFNIANKGQKVEVTGIVYGIDFDGNAGISFTIIDSTAGVNIFNFNDVSDYVVTEGDEITVRGKMDFYNGLTEVFADSIKVNSSGNTLKDAVMVSKPSEETESDFIVIDRVWVADTNTVWPDNGNVWMTNGTDTFQVRIDRDASDIVGQPIEWDTLKITGIGGQFDNSSPYNSGYQIFPRKLSDIEKYRNAGIKEFTLSAKVFPNPTEGVVYIESVENLTSIRVFDIQGNVVSKTSANGLNAIVSLENLASGMYLIEINAEKSSALKRVVLK encoded by the coding sequence ATGAGAAAACTTTTCCTTTCAATTATTGCAGTTGCCGCAATGGCAATGTCAGGTTTTGCCCAGTGCAACGAGTTATTCTTTTCGGAATATATCGAGGGCAGCAGCAACAACAAAGCTATTGAAATCTACAATCCAACAGGCTCGGCCATTGATTTGTCGGATTACGCCATTTTGAGATTAAACGGTGGTGTATCAACCACAGACACTTTTTATTTAAGTGGTAGTTTGGCTTCTTACGATGTGTACATTGTTGCCAACGCTAGTGCAAATGCAGCCATTTTGGCTTTAAAAGATACTACAGGTTCGGCTACCAATTTCAATGGTGACGATGCTTTGACTTTGTTCAAAATTTCTACTCAAACTGCACTTGACATTTTTGGCACTCCTGGAATCGATCCAGGAACCAATTGGACTGTCGGGAGTGGAGCTTCAAGTGAATATACTTTGGTAAGAAAATCAACCATTAAAGGTGGTTCTTTAGATTGGACAACAGGCGTGAACGAATGGGATGTTTACCCACAAAACACAACAACATACTTAGGTTCGCACACCAGCGATTGTTATGTTCCGCCAACTCCAGAAGTTGGTTTTAAAGCTACCTCAGCTACCTTTAAGGAAAATGCAGGCATGGTGTCTGTAAATGTAGGTATTGCAAGCCCGTCATCCACAGTAGCTACAACTGTTGAAGTGGTAATAACCGGGGGTTCGGCCACAAACGGAGCGGAATATTCGGCTACTTCTCCAACCACATTGACATTTGCCGCAGGCTCAAGCAGCAACGAAACTTTTGATATTACACTAAATGATAATACAATGGCTTCTGGCAATTCAACCATCATGTTGACATTGAGAAACGTGTCTTCAGGTGCATTGCTAACTGCAGATTCAACAATGACCATCACCATTGAAGATGATGATTATTTGGTAGCTAAAATTAAAGACGTAAAGGTTAATGCAGCCGATTTTAACATTGCCAATAAAGGTCAAAAAGTAGAGGTAACTGGTATTGTTTACGGAATTGATTTTGATGGAAATGCCGGTATTTCTTTTACCATTATCGACTCTACCGCTGGCGTAAATATCTTTAACTTTAATGATGTTTCTGATTATGTAGTAACAGAAGGTGATGAAATTACGGTTAGAGGAAAAATGGATTTCTACAACGGTTTGACAGAGGTTTTTGCTGATAGTATTAAAGTAAATAGTAGTGGAAACACATTGAAAGATGCTGTTATGGTTTCCAAACCTTCAGAAGAAACCGAATCGGACTTTATCGTTATTGACAGAGTATGGGTGGCCGACACCAACACCGTTTGGCCAGACAATGGAAATGTGTGGATGACCAATGGCACAGACACTTTCCAAGTACGCATTGATAGAGATGCTTCTGACATAGTTGGTCAACCAATTGAATGGGATACGTTGAAAATTACAGGAATTGGTGGTCAGTTCGACAATTCTTCTCCATACAATTCCGGTTATCAAATTTTCCCAAGAAAATTGAGTGATATAGAGAAATACAGAAACGCAGGAATTAAAGAATTTACGCTTTCTGCCAAGGTTTTCCCTAACCCAACCGAAGGTGTTGTTTACATTGAATCTGTTGAAAATTTGACAAGCATTCGAGTATTTGATATTCAAGGAAATGTCGTTTCTAAAACCTCTGCAAACGGGTTGAACGCTATTGTTTCTCTTGAAAATCTTGCTTCGGGCATGTACCTAATTGAGATTAATGCTGAAAAATCTTCGGCTTTAAAACGAGTTGTTTTAAAATAA
- a CDS encoding RNA-binding protein: MNLVVKNLPESYNAHYLEMLFNPFGEIDYVKVVYDRVTGEHKGMGFVEMVNEKDGQRAMEELNGKEINGKAIVVEKAKPRKVNIWS, translated from the coding sequence ATGAACTTGGTTGTTAAAAATTTGCCCGAAAGCTACAATGCTCATTATCTAGAAATGTTGTTTAACCCCTTTGGCGAAATTGATTATGTGAAAGTGGTGTACGACCGAGTTACGGGCGAACACAAAGGAATGGGGTTTGTGGAAATGGTAAACGAAAAAGACGGCCAAAGAGCAATGGAAGAACTTAATGGCAAAGAAATAAACGGAAAAGCCATTGTTGTAGAAAAAGCCAAACCAAGAAAGGTTAATATCTGGAGTTAG
- a CDS encoding glycosyltransferase family 2 protein, giving the protein MHYPKVSVVILNFNTRQLLEQLLPFVLKTEYPNLEVVVADNASTDHSAELVKTKFPEVKLIELAENFGFAEGYNQALRQLDTDFWVLLNSDVEVPQNWLKPMMDLMLSNDQIAAVQPKILDYFKRDFFEYAGASGGFIDKHIYPFCRGRVMNELEADNGQYDDAKPVFWATGAAMLVRANVYKALNGLDADFFAHMEEIDLCWRIKNAGSEVWVCPQSTVYHMGGGTLAATSPRKTFLNFRNNLCLMTKNLKASELVRVLAIRLVLDGVAGLKFLVDGKPGLTWAVVKAHWAFFIKFGYWASKRKRVPNQLPLKQHTGVYGHSLIVAHFAKGKKKFSDL; this is encoded by the coding sequence ATGCACTACCCAAAGGTATCGGTTGTTATACTCAATTTTAATACACGGCAATTGCTCGAACAATTGTTGCCCTTTGTTTTAAAAACAGAATATCCAAACCTTGAAGTGGTGGTGGCGGACAATGCTTCGACCGACCATAGTGCAGAGCTTGTAAAGACCAAGTTTCCGGAAGTAAAGCTAATTGAACTTGCTGAAAATTTTGGTTTTGCCGAAGGCTACAATCAGGCATTAAGGCAACTTGATACAGATTTTTGGGTACTCCTAAACAGTGATGTGGAAGTGCCACAAAATTGGTTGAAACCAATGATGGATTTGATGTTGTCGAACGACCAAATAGCAGCGGTGCAACCAAAAATTTTAGATTATTTCAAACGCGATTTCTTTGAATACGCAGGAGCTTCTGGTGGGTTTATCGACAAACATATTTACCCATTTTGTCGTGGTAGAGTAATGAACGAACTGGAAGCGGATAATGGACAATATGACGATGCAAAACCAGTTTTTTGGGCAACAGGTGCGGCCATGTTGGTTCGTGCCAATGTCTATAAAGCATTGAATGGATTGGATGCCGATTTTTTTGCCCACATGGAAGAAATTGATTTGTGTTGGCGAATAAAAAATGCAGGTTCTGAAGTTTGGGTTTGCCCTCAAAGCACGGTATATCACATGGGCGGAGGCACGTTGGCAGCTACAAGCCCACGAAAAACATTTTTGAACTTTAGAAATAACCTATGCTTAATGACTAAAAATCTAAAAGCCAGTGAATTGGTTCGGGTGTTGGCCATACGATTGGTTTTGGATGGAGTGGCAGGGCTTAAATTTTTGGTTGACGGAAAACCAGGCCTTACTTGGGCTGTGGTAAAAGCTCATTGGGCATTTTTTATAAAATTTGGTTATTGGGCATCAAAGAGAAAAAGGGTACCCAACCAATTGCCGCTGAAACAACATACCGGAGTTTATGGCCATAGTCTGATTGTGGCTCATTTTGCAAAAGGCAAAAAAAAATTCAGTGATTTATAA
- a CDS encoding class I SAM-dependent methyltransferase — protein sequence MRNGDSEELAAQLRKPSGEMGLQVADFMNKGNELLNRNTIDKIDFGPGKRVVEVGMGNGKFVAELFERQCDIYYSGCDYSELMIAEAERINRHFIDQKKANFYQSQAANLPFDAHSIDIIFTVNTIYFWENYHAVLNEFKRVLKSCGQLVIGMRAKEQMQHYGFVKHGFQMFHPREVEQLLTTSAFKNVNSYLINEPDFITENQVFKIKSLIVSANT from the coding sequence ATGAGAAACGGAGACAGTGAAGAATTAGCCGCCCAGCTACGAAAACCAAGTGGAGAAATGGGTTTGCAAGTGGCCGATTTTATGAACAAAGGCAATGAACTTCTCAATAGAAACACCATCGACAAAATAGATTTTGGGCCAGGAAAACGGGTGGTGGAAGTGGGTATGGGCAATGGCAAGTTTGTGGCCGAACTATTTGAAAGACAGTGCGATATATACTATTCTGGCTGCGATTATTCGGAGTTGATGATAGCCGAAGCCGAACGTATAAACCGACATTTTATTGACCAGAAAAAGGCTAACTTTTATCAGAGTCAAGCGGCAAATTTGCCTTTTGATGCCCATTCGATAGATATTATTTTTACCGTTAATACCATTTATTTTTGGGAGAATTACCACGCTGTTTTAAATGAATTTAAACGTGTTTTAAAATCTTGTGGACAGCTCGTGATTGGCATGCGGGCAAAAGAGCAAATGCAGCATTATGGATTTGTAAAACACGGCTTTCAAATGTTTCATCCACGCGAAGTAGAGCAGCTTTTGACAACTTCAGCATTTAAAAATGTCAATTCATATCTCATCAACGAACCCGATTTTATTACTGAAAATCAGGTGTTTAAAATAAAATCGTTGATTGTTTCGGCGAATACATAG
- the rlmD gene encoding 23S rRNA (uracil(1939)-C(5))-methyltransferase RlmD → MQSITIERAGAEGNCIAHWNGKVVFVKKAVPGDVCDLKIVGKKKKFLIAEIEIIHQTGSTRTTPFCNHFGVCGGCKWQQMSYESQLDFKTQQVKDAFERIGKLPFENIPKALGSRRTEFYRNKMEYTFSHSRWLERELIEANEFVENPGLGFHIPQRFDKIVHIDKCWLQHDLANQIRNWCYDYSIKNNFEFYNARTKEGFVRNLMLRNNRRNEWMVLLTFGYESDEIKPMLSALKMEFTEIISLVYAINEKVNDSLYDLDIQTFDGEEYLKETLNDLNFKIRPKSFFQTNPEQAEILYETALEFADLKGHENVYDLYCGTGTISLFLAKKARKVVGIESVPQAIADANENAKDNKIDNCQFVVGDMKDELNDDFTTKYGKPDVIITDPPRAGMHQAVVEQILKLEAPRVVYVSCNPATQARDLDLMREKYRIIKVQPVDMFPHTHHVENVVLLELTGSLESSDLNKP, encoded by the coding sequence TTGCAGAGCATTACAATTGAGCGGGCTGGTGCAGAGGGCAATTGCATTGCTCATTGGAACGGAAAGGTGGTTTTTGTAAAAAAGGCCGTGCCGGGCGATGTGTGTGACTTAAAAATAGTAGGTAAAAAGAAGAAGTTTTTAATTGCCGAAATCGAAATCATCCATCAAACGGGTTCAACGCGAACAACTCCATTTTGCAATCATTTTGGGGTGTGCGGCGGTTGCAAATGGCAACAAATGAGCTACGAGTCACAATTAGATTTTAAAACCCAACAGGTAAAAGACGCTTTTGAGCGAATCGGCAAACTGCCTTTTGAGAACATTCCAAAAGCCTTAGGAAGCCGACGAACCGAGTTTTATCGAAACAAAATGGAATATACATTCAGTCACAGTAGATGGCTGGAGCGGGAGTTGATTGAGGCAAATGAATTTGTTGAAAATCCCGGTTTGGGTTTTCATATACCGCAGCGATTCGACAAAATTGTGCACATAGATAAATGTTGGTTGCAGCACGACTTGGCCAATCAAATCAGGAATTGGTGTTATGATTATTCGATTAAAAACAACTTTGAATTTTATAATGCCCGAACAAAAGAAGGGTTTGTTCGAAACCTGATGCTTCGGAATAATAGAAGAAATGAGTGGATGGTTTTACTCACTTTTGGGTATGAAAGCGATGAAATCAAACCGATGCTTTCTGCCTTAAAAATGGAGTTTACCGAAATAATATCGTTGGTTTATGCCATCAACGAAAAAGTGAATGACAGTCTATATGATTTGGATATTCAGACATTTGACGGAGAAGAGTATTTAAAAGAAACGCTAAATGATTTGAATTTCAAAATACGTCCAAAATCATTTTTTCAAACCAATCCAGAGCAAGCCGAGATTTTGTATGAAACAGCGTTGGAGTTTGCCGACCTAAAAGGACACGAAAATGTATATGACCTTTATTGTGGTACGGGAACCATCAGCTTGTTTTTAGCCAAAAAGGCAAGAAAAGTGGTGGGCATAGAAAGCGTGCCGCAGGCTATTGCCGATGCCAACGAAAATGCTAAAGACAATAAAATTGACAATTGCCAATTTGTGGTGGGTGATATGAAAGACGAACTAAACGATGATTTTACCACAAAATATGGCAAGCCAGATGTAATAATAACCGACCCTCCGAGAGCAGGAATGCATCAAGCGGTTGTGGAGCAAATACTAAAATTGGAAGCTCCACGGGTGGTGTATGTTAGCTGCAACCCCGCCACACAAGCCAGAGATTTGGATTTGATGCGAGAAAAATATAGGATTATCAAAGTTCAACCCGTTGATATGTTTCCGCACACGCACCATGTGGAGAATGTGGTTCTTTTGGAGTTGACTGGCAGTTTGGAGAGTTCAGACCTAAATAAACCGTGA